A region of Thermococcus argininiproducens DNA encodes the following proteins:
- the treT gene encoding trehalose synthase, which translates to MFEVTKFGGEGKRLEDYVEIIGEKALYELKEKAENLKGKSFVHVNSTSFGGGVAEILHNLVPLMRNIGLDTKWFVIEGTNEFFNVTKSFHNALQGNKDLRLTEDMKSLYIEINKRNAQEFDPSAFDYLLIHDPQPAPLIEFYEKKQPWIWRCHIDLSDPNMQFWKFLRGFVEKYDRYIFHMEEYVREDLEKEKVVIMPPSIDPLSEKNKELSENEILKTLEKFDVDPDRPILTQVARFDPWKGVFDVIDVYRKVKEKIPDVQLLLVGVMAHDDPEGWIYFEKTLRKIGEDYDVKVLTNLTGVHAREVNVFQRASDIILQMSIREGFGLTITEAMWKEKPVIGRAVGGIRLQIVDGETGFLVKDINEAVEKSIYLLRHPEVAKTMGEKAKKRVKENFIITKHLERYLDILNSF; encoded by the coding sequence ATGTTTGAAGTGACAAAATTTGGAGGAGAAGGAAAGAGGCTTGAAGACTATGTAGAAATAATAGGTGAAAAAGCTTTATATGAGCTTAAAGAGAAGGCAGAAAATCTCAAAGGCAAAAGCTTTGTTCATGTTAACTCCACTTCCTTTGGTGGAGGTGTTGCGGAAATTTTGCATAATCTGGTTCCGTTAATGAGGAACATTGGACTTGATACAAAATGGTTTGTTATTGAGGGAACGAATGAGTTTTTTAATGTCACAAAGAGCTTTCATAATGCTCTTCAAGGAAACAAAGACCTCAGGCTAACTGAGGATATGAAATCTTTATACATAGAAATCAACAAAAGGAATGCTCAAGAGTTTGATCCTAGTGCTTTTGATTATCTCCTAATACACGACCCTCAACCAGCACCATTAATAGAGTTCTATGAGAAAAAACAACCCTGGATATGGAGATGTCACATTGACTTAAGCGATCCCAATATGCAATTCTGGAAGTTTTTAAGAGGGTTTGTGGAAAAATACGATCGTTATATATTTCATATGGAAGAATATGTTCGAGAGGATTTGGAAAAGGAAAAAGTAGTCATAATGCCTCCCTCAATTGATCCCCTTAGTGAAAAGAATAAAGAGTTAAGCGAAAATGAGATTCTAAAAACTCTCGAAAAATTTGATGTGGACCCAGATAGACCAATATTGACTCAAGTGGCTCGTTTTGATCCCTGGAAAGGCGTTTTTGATGTCATTGATGTCTATAGAAAAGTTAAAGAGAAAATACCTGATGTACAGCTTTTACTGGTTGGAGTAATGGCTCATGATGACCCAGAAGGGTGGATATACTTTGAAAAAACTCTAAGAAAAATAGGGGAGGACTACGATGTCAAGGTGCTTACGAATCTCACTGGAGTTCATGCAAGGGAAGTAAATGTTTTTCAACGAGCAAGTGACATAATCTTGCAGATGTCCATAAGGGAGGGATTTGGTCTAACAATTACAGAAGCGATGTGGAAGGAGAAGCCAGTGATTGGAAGAGCAGTTGGAGGGATAAGACTTCAAATAGTCGATGGTGAAACAGGATTCCTTGTAAAGGATATTAATGAGGCTGTTGAAAAATCGATTTATCTTCTTAGACATCCAGAAGTAGCTAAGACTATGGGAGAAAAGGCAAAGAAGAGGGTTAAAGAAAACTTCATTATAACAAAACATCTTGAGAGATACCTTGATATCCTAAACTCTTTTTAA
- the trmB gene encoding HTH-type sugar-sensing transcriptional regulator TrmB, producing MEIHPEILHALSEIGFTKYEILTYWTLLVHGPSTAKEISSKSGIPYNRVYDTISSLKIRGFVTEIEGTPKVYAAYSPRIAFFRFKKELESIMEKLESELKKFKREEQRPAIWRSQSFEEALEMFRETLKSAKNEVIVVTPSEFFEDIQEELLKTLEKGVTVSLYIDRIPNLLEFEGAGNLFVRQFYKLNHLIGMSDGKEVVNIQNVSFRPSFPPSFKATYPEVIFSQYSLIIEIFKESSLEREYIANPQDIRFFAMFHASDFVKRHIDSTPIMAEIIGRNVKTGEIENIYGNVVGYTLSFRKAVSNIHLETEKGIVKVGGIFAVIEDYESTDIKFMIG from the coding sequence ATGGAGATACATCCTGAAATCTTACATGCGTTGAGTGAAATTGGATTTACAAAATATGAAATCTTGACTTACTGGACACTCCTTGTTCATGGCCCAAGTACTGCGAAGGAGATTTCTTCCAAAAGCGGTATTCCTTACAATAGGGTTTATGACACTATTTCATCTCTTAAAATTAGAGGCTTCGTAACTGAGATCGAAGGAACTCCTAAAGTTTATGCGGCATATTCTCCAAGAATAGCCTTTTTTAGGTTCAAGAAAGAACTTGAGAGTATAATGGAGAAACTAGAAAGTGAGCTTAAAAAGTTCAAACGTGAGGAACAGAGACCAGCAATATGGAGGAGTCAGAGCTTTGAAGAAGCTCTTGAGATGTTCAGAGAAACTCTCAAATCAGCAAAAAATGAAGTTATAGTAGTGACTCCTAGTGAGTTTTTTGAAGATATACAAGAAGAACTATTAAAAACCCTTGAAAAAGGAGTAACAGTATCTCTTTATATTGATAGAATACCTAACCTCTTGGAATTTGAAGGAGCAGGAAACCTCTTTGTTCGACAGTTTTATAAATTAAACCATTTGATTGGTATGTCTGATGGCAAAGAAGTGGTTAATATTCAAAATGTGAGTTTTAGACCAAGTTTTCCACCAAGCTTTAAAGCTACCTATCCGGAGGTAATATTCTCCCAGTATAGCCTCATAATTGAGATTTTCAAGGAGTCTTCATTAGAGAGGGAGTACATAGCTAATCCACAGGATATCAGATTCTTTGCAATGTTCCATGCTTCAGACTTTGTTAAGAGACATATAGACTCTACTCCTATAATGGCAGAGATTATCGGCAGAAACGTAAAAACTGGTGAAATAGAGAACATCTATGGGAATGTCGTAGGATATACACTATCTTTTAGAAAAGCTGTTAGCAATATTCATTTGGAGACGGAAAAGGGTATAGTAAAAGTAGGAGGTATCTTTGCTGTCATTGAAGATTATGAAAGCACGGACATAAAATTTATGATAGGGTGA